In Planctobacterium marinum, the DNA window GTCTGGGCAGAAATCGTGAATACCGACAGTCCAAGACAGTTTTTCTTCAATGGCCAGTGCGATACGCCCGGACTCACACCCGGGGCTCCCATGGCAATGCGTTCACCGGATAGCAAATACACCAGCGTTGTGGGTGAAGTGACCGAATTTAATCCGCCCTATCGCTATGCTCATACCTTTAAATTCACCACCATGGAAGATGCGATTGGCAAAGTGATCTACGATCTGAAAGAAGTGGACGGTGGTACCGAATTTACCTTGATTTCAGAAAATCCCGATTTGGCAGAAGTCTCCAAGACCGAAAAAACCATGCAGGATGGCGGCAAGTTTATTTGTGAGAACCTCAAAGCCATTGTGGAAACTGGCAAACCGACTTTTTCAGGCCGTATGATTTTAAGCATCATCAAACTCACCACATGGATGACACCAAAAGTTGCCTTAACCGAAAACTGGAGCTTTGAGGCGATTAAAAAACTACATCAAGAGGAGAGAAACTAATGGCGACACCAGAACAGCAAGCGCAAACCATGCTCAACAACCTACCGGAAAAAACCGGAAAAACACTATCCCAATGGTTAGATTTAATCACCAAGGCAAAGTTGGACAAACACGGTAAAATCGTTAGCTTCTTGAAAACCGAGCATCAGGTAACCCATGGTTTTGCTAACTTGATAGCTCATGAATTCTTAAATCAGGACTGCGCAGAAGAGCCCGATTTGGTAACCCAGCAATACAGCAAAGGCAAAGAAGGATTGTTCCCCATCTATGAAAAGCTCATATTAGCTATCAAGGCGTTCGCTCCTGACATGGAAGTTTCCCCCAAAAAAGCCTACGTCAGTCTGCGCCGTAATAAACAATTTGCCCTGATTCAACCTTCCACCAAAACACGCATTGATGTGGGCATTAACCTAAAAGGTACTGCGCCTGACGAACGCCTGGAGGCGTCGGGAAGCTTTAATGCCATGGTAAGTCATCGCGTCAGAATTACTGACATTGAACAAATAGATACAGAGTTGTTGAATTGGTTAAAAGCGGCTTGGGAAGTGGCTTGAATTAAAAAAGCCCCAAGCTCTTGCGAGTTGGGGCAAAGTAACACACTTATACGGGAGACGGTTAAAGGTTAATAAAACTCGTAGCTAACACTAAAGGTAGCCGTTCTTGGCATGATAAAACGTCCGTTTGGCGCTGTGGGATTGCGCGGATCTCCTTCTGTTAAACCATCTTCATCAGTGATGTTTTGCATAGACAATTCAAACTTAAGACCTTCTTCGCTAAGCAATGCAAAGCCCACATCCAGCTGCTCGTACCCCTCCAATACAACGGTGTTTTCATTGTTGGAGTAGCGGTCGTCTACCATGATGACATTGGCATAAGCCGACGCCATAAAGTTACCAATTTCAAAGTCATAATTAGGAGTTACCCGCAACTGCCAGCCCGGTTGACGCTGCACTTCGTTG includes these proteins:
- a CDS encoding SRPBCC domain-containing protein; the encoded protein is MTESSLKPTKMRQSIHKVFINASIDKVWAEIVNTDSPRQFFFNGQCDTPGLTPGAPMAMRSPDSKYTSVVGEVTEFNPPYRYAHTFKFTTMEDAIGKVIYDLKEVDGGTEFTLISENPDLAEVSKTEKTMQDGGKFICENLKAIVETGKPTFSGRMILSIIKLTTWMTPKVALTENWSFEAIKKLHQEERN
- a CDS encoding DUF4287 domain-containing protein, which gives rise to MATPEQQAQTMLNNLPEKTGKTLSQWLDLITKAKLDKHGKIVSFLKTEHQVTHGFANLIAHEFLNQDCAEEPDLVTQQYSKGKEGLFPIYEKLILAIKAFAPDMEVSPKKAYVSLRRNKQFALIQPSTKTRIDVGINLKGTAPDERLEASGSFNAMVSHRVRITDIEQIDTELLNWLKAAWEVA